A single window of Ovis canadensis isolate MfBH-ARS-UI-01 breed Bighorn chromosome 15, ARS-UI_OviCan_v2, whole genome shotgun sequence DNA harbors:
- the RASSF10 gene encoding ras association domain-containing protein 10, producing MDPSEKKISVWICQEEKLVSGLSRRTTCSDVVRVLLEDGCRRRRRQRRSRRRGAAGDPPGPGELPEPLDEDDEDDDDEALPQGMLCGPPQCYCIVEKWRGFERILPNKTRILRLWAAWGEEQENVRFVLVRSEASLPNAGPRSAEARVVLSRERPCSARGVPARPSLAMTQEKQRRVVRKAFRKLAKLNRRRQQQPSSPCSSTSSSAASSCSSSSSPRATESASVERMETLVHLVLSQDHTIRQQVQRLRELDREIDRYEAKVHLDRVRRHGVNYVQDTYLVGAGIELEGTGPGEEPEPEPEPAAAATTPPPLDGEAKAVALEELARRCDDLLQLQEQRAQQEELLERLSAEIQEELNQRWMRRRQEELAAREEPPDPEAGLDGELLLERERVRTQLSTSLYIGLRLNTDLEAVKSDLDYSQQQWDSKERELQGLLQTLHTLELTVAPDGTPVSRGPSRDPGPQACAEVWVDQARGLAKSCPGNDEDSDTGLSSMHSQDSDSVPVCESLV from the coding sequence ATGGATCCTTCGGAGAAGAAGATATCAGTGTGGATCTGCCAGGAGGAGAAACTGGTGTCCGGCCTCTCCCGCCGCACCACTTGTTCGGACGTAGTGCGGGTGCTCTTGGAGGATGGCTGCCGGCGGCGACGGCGGCAGCGGCGGAGCCGGCGGCGGGGGGCGGCTGGCGACCCGCCAGGCCCGGGAGAGCTGCCGGAACCCCTGGACGAGGACGACGAGGACGACGACGACGAGGCGCTGCCCCAGGGCATGCTGTGCGGGCCCCCGCAGTGCTATTGCATTGTGGAGAAGTGGCGGGGCTTTGAGCGCATCTTGCCCAACAAGACGCGCATCTTGCGCCTCTGGGCCGCCTGGGGCGAAGAGCAAGAGAATGTGCGCTTCGTGCTGGTGCGCAGCGAGGCGTCGCTGCCCAACGCGGGGCCCCGCAGTGCCGAGGCGCGCGTCGTGCTCAGTCGCGAGCGCCCCTGCTCCGCGCGAGGGGTCCCAGCGCGGCCCAGCCTAGCCATGACCCAGGAGAAGCAGCGGCGGGTGGTGCGCAAGGCCTTCCGCAAGCTGGCCAAGCTCAACCGGCGGCGCCAGCAGCAGCCGTCGTCGCCCTGTTCGTCCACGTCGTCGTCCGCAGCCTCATCCTGTTCGTCGTCGTCGTCGCCGCGGGCCACCGAGAGCGCCTCGGTGGAGCGTATGGAGACGCTGGTGCACTTGGTGCTGTCCCAGGACCACACCATCCGTCAGCAGGTGCAGCGGCTTCGGGAGCTGGACCGCGAGATCGACCGCTACGAAGCCAAGGTACATCTGGATCGCGTGCGGCGACACGGAGTGAACTACGTGCAGGACACCTACTTGGTGGGTGCCGGGATCGAACTCGAAGGTACCGGCCCAGGAGAGGAGCCGGAGCCCGAGCCCGAGCCGGCGGCAGCGGCGACAACGCCGCCGCCCCTGGACGGCGAGGCGAAGGCGGTTGCGCTGGAGGAGCTGGCCCGGCGCTGCGACGACCTACTGCAGTTGCAGGAGCAGCGGGCCCAGCAGGAGGAGTTGCTCGAGCGCCTCTCGGCCGAAATCCAGGAGGAGCTGAACCAGAGGTGGATGAGGAGGCGCCAGGAGGAGCTCGCAGCCCGGGAGGAGCCCCCGGACCCCGAGGCCGGCCTCGACGGTGAGCTGCTGCTGGAACGCGAGCGAGTCCGGACGCAGCTCAGCACCAGCCTCTACATCGGGCTCCGGCTCAACACGGACCTGGAGGCAGTCAAGTCGGACTTGGATTACAGCCAGCAGCAGTGGGACAGCAAGGAGCGCGAGCTCCAGGGCCTTCTCCAGACTTTGCACACGTTGGAGCTGACGGTAGCGCCGGATGGGACTCCAGTGTCCAGGGGGCCCTCGCGGGACCCCGGGCCGCAGGCCTGCGCCGAGGTGTGGGTGGACCAGGCCCGCGGACTGGCCAAGAGCTGCCCTGGTAACGACGAGGACTCGGACACCGGGCTGAGCTCCATGCACAGCCAGGACTCGGACTCGGTGCCCGTGTGCGAATCCCTTGTGTAG